Below is a genomic region from Neisseria zoodegmatis.
GCAAAGCGAACAGGGCTTGCGGGTGGACATGCTGCTCAACGGCGCGTTGCCCGACAATTTGCGCCAATGGCTGGTGTCGGAAGGCGACGGGCAGTTTTTATTCAGGCTCGACGACTACGACCAGCTTGCATTTGTGTTACAAACCTTGAAATACGCGGGCGTGGAAGTGAAGCATATGTCGCTGCCGGAAACGGATTTGGAAGATGTGTTTGTGAAGATGATGAAATGATGATGCAGGAATGCCTGTTTGCGGCATAAAAAACGGGCGGCCGAATGAGCCGCCTGTTTTTTATCGAGCGGGCGTTGCCGATTATTCCACCACGATTTTCGGGAAACGGCTGCTGAAATCTTTGCCTTTATCGGCAACCGCCAAAGCAATCTGCCACGCGACTTGGGTGTAAATTTCGGCTACGGCGGGGTTGGCGGCCTGCATCTGTGCCGCCGTGCCTTGATCCATGGCTTCGCGCACGGGCAGGCTCAGGGGCAGTTGGCCGAGCAGCGGCACGCCGAGTTTTTCGGCCAGATTTTTGCCGCCGTCGCTGCCGAAAATGGCTTCGGTGTGGCCGCATTTCGAGCAGATGTGTACCGACATATTTTCCAACACGCCGAAAATCGGGATATTCACTTTTTGGAACATATCCACGGCTTTGCGCGCGTCAATTAAGGCGATGTCTTGCGGTGTGGTTACGACCACCGAGCCGGTTACGGGGATTTTTTGCGACAGGGTCAGCTGGATATCGCCGGTGCCGGGCGGCAGGTCGATAAACAGGTAATCGACGTCGTCCCACTCGCTTTGAAACAGCAGTTGTTGCAACGCTTGGCTCACCATCGGGCCGCGCCAAACGACGGCTTGGTCGGTGTCCACCAAAAAGCCGATAGACATCACCTGTATGCCGCTGTCGGACACCACGGGGATGAGTTTTTTGTTTTTTTGGTCGGGCTTGCTGTCGGTCACGCCGAGCATGGTCGGCTGGCTGGGGCCGTAGAGGTCGGCGTCGAGCACGCCCACGCGCGCGCCCATGTTGGCCATGGCCACGGCAAGATTCGCCGCGGTGGTGGATTTGCCGACGCCGCCTTTGCCGGAAGCAACGGCAATCATGTTTTTCACGCCTTTGATGGTGGCGATGCCGGGCTGGACTTTATGGGTTTCGACAACGGTACTGATGTTGAGATGAACGGGCGCGCTGTGGCCGGCGTTGTGTAAGGCCGTCTGAATATTTTCGGTTAACGCCTGCTTGATGTGGTTGACGGGATAACCGAACTGCAAGGCGATATGGAGGCCGTCTGAACGCGATTCCAGCGACTTAACGGCTTTTTCGCTGCCGAGCGTGCGGTGGGAAGCGGGGATAAGTACCGCATCGAGTGCGGCTTGCAGGGTGGAGGTATTCATGGTGTTTCTCTGTGAGGGTGTGTGGCGGATATTTTATCAGAAGCGGTGCGCGTTATGCAGGCAAGCTTTTCATGGTTTAAACATTGCGGCGATTCAACGGGCAGGTTCTTTTCTTTATAATCGGGCGTGATTCACAACAAACAATACAGGATAAAAAAATGACCAAAAAAGTAGGCAATAAAGTCGCCATTATCGGCACGGGCGCGGTGGGCATCAGCTACGCGTATTCCATGCTCAACCAAGGGCATTGCGACGAGATGGTGCTGATTGATCTCAACCGCCGGCGGGTCGAAGGCGAGGCGCGCGATTTGCGCCACGGCGTGCCGTATGCGCCCACGCCGACCAAGATTTATGCGGGCGATTACGCCGACTGCGCCGATGCCGACATCGTGTGTATCTGCGCGGGTTTGCCGCAGCGCCCGGGCGAAACCCGCCTCGATTTGATTGACAACAACCTCAAGATTTTCCATGGCATCGTTACGGCGGTGATGGCGGCCGGTTTTGACGGTATTTTTTTGGTGGCGACCAATCCGGTAGATGTGTTGTCGTACGCAACTTGGAAATTTTCCGGCCTGCCCAAAGAGCGCGTGATCGGTTCGGGCACGATTCTCGATACCGCCCGCCTGCGCGTGTGTTTGGGGCATGAGTTCCAAATCGCGCCGGTGAGCATTGATGCGATGATGATCGGCGAACACGGCGACAGCGTGATTGCAGCATGGAGCACGGCCAATATCGCGGGTATGCCGTTGAAAGAAGTTCTCGAACAAGAAGAAAATGGAAAAGAGCGCATGAAAAAGATTCACGATTCTGTGCGCAATGCCGCTTACGACATTATTGATGCCAAAGGCGCCACCAGCTTGGCCATCGGCATGGGTTTGAGCCGCATTTCCAACGCGGTTTTGCACAATCAGAATGTGGTGTTGACCGTGTCCACTTTATTGGAAGGCGAGTTCGGCCAAAACGGTGTCTATATCGGCGTGCCTACCGTGATTAACCGCCAAGGCGCGGTGCGGGTGATTAATAAGCCGCTGGACGGGCAGGAAGCCGCCCTGTTTGCCGAATCTGCCGCTTTGTTGAAAAGCTATCAAGAGAAAGTGGAAGAGTTTTTAGCGAAACTTGCATAGTCCGCTTGCTCGCTTTCAGACGGCCTCAATTTCAGAGGGCCTCAACGCCATAAACGAAACCGCCTTAATGCAGCCGTATCCGAAATGGAGCGCGGCGTGCATTAAGGCGGTTTGATTTAAACTATTCAATCAGTTTGGCGGTATTACCAGATATCCGATTTAAAGCGGCGTTTCAGCACCGGATGCTCAGACAGCTTGAACACAGGCTCTTTGCCCATTTTCAGTTTGCCGGTGTAATCCTTCAGCAGCAGGAACACCAGCGGGCTGAGCGCCAAAATCGCAATCAGGTTGATTAAAGCCATCGTACCCATAGTTAAATCGGCCATATCCCACACCAAAGGAACGTGGTTTACCGCGCCGAAATACACCATGCCCAGCACGCACATGCGGAAAACGGCCAGCACCAGCCAGTGGCCGTTGATGAATTGCACATTAGATTCCGCGTAAGCATAGTTGCCGATCACGGTAGAGAACGCAAACATAAACAGCACAATCGCCAAGAAATCCGCGCCCCATGCGCCAACGTGGCTCACGATGGCTGCTTGGGTAAGCTGCACGCCGGTAAGGTCGCCCGGCGTAACATCGGACAACAACAGCAGGAAAGCCGTGCACGAACACACAATCAAAGTATCCACAAACACGCCCAGCATCTGGATCATGCCTTGAGAAACGGGATGTTTCACGTCGGCCGCCGCCGCCGCGTTCGGCGCAGAACCCTGACCGGCCTCATTGGAATACAAACCGCGTTTGATGCCGTTCATCATCGCCGCAGAAATCACCGAGCCGAGCAGGCCGCCGCCCGCCGCTTCAATGTTGAACGCCGAGCCGAAAATCAAACCGAACACGCGGGGGATTTCCGCCACGTTGGCGGCCATCACATAAACCGCCAGCAGCAGATAAAGCGTTGCCATCAGCGGCACGATGAGTTCCGCTACGCGCGACACGCGGCGAATGCCGCCGAAAATAATCGGAGCGGTGAGAATCACCAAACCCACGCCGACCATGTGTTTGTCCCAGCCCCAAGCCGCTTCGGTGGCGGCTACGATGGAGTTGGACTGCACCGCATTGAACACCAAGCCGAAACAGAAAATCAGGCTCA
It encodes:
- a CDS encoding L-lactate dehydrogenase, with product MTKKVGNKVAIIGTGAVGISYAYSMLNQGHCDEMVLIDLNRRRVEGEARDLRHGVPYAPTPTKIYAGDYADCADADIVCICAGLPQRPGETRLDLIDNNLKIFHGIVTAVMAAGFDGIFLVATNPVDVLSYATWKFSGLPKERVIGSGTILDTARLRVCLGHEFQIAPVSIDAMMIGEHGDSVIAAWSTANIAGMPLKEVLEQEENGKERMKKIHDSVRNAAYDIIDAKGATSLAIGMGLSRISNAVLHNQNVVLTVSTLLEGEFGQNGVYIGVPTVINRQGAVRVINKPLDGQEAALFAESAALLKSYQEKVEEFLAKLA
- a CDS encoding alanine/glycine:cation symporter family protein; the encoded protein is MQAFHAWVNEVSGPLWNGLIFLLLGTGLFFTLASGFVQFRLFGRSIKEMLGGRKAGDDPHGITPFQAFVTGLASRVGVGNIAGVAIAITLGGPGAVFWMWVTALIGMSSAFAESSLAQLFKIRDHKNGQFRGGPAYYITYGMKQKWLGILFAVSLIFCFGLVFNAVQSNSIVAATEAAWGWDKHMVGVGLVILTAPIIFGGIRRVSRVAELIVPLMATLYLLLAVYVMAANVAEIPRVFGLIFGSAFNIEAAGGGLLGSVISAAMMNGIKRGLYSNEAGQGSAPNAAAAADVKHPVSQGMIQMLGVFVDTLIVCSCTAFLLLLSDVTPGDLTGVQLTQAAIVSHVGAWGADFLAIVLFMFAFSTVIGNYAYAESNVQFINGHWLVLAVFRMCVLGMVYFGAVNHVPLVWDMADLTMGTMALINLIAILALSPLVFLLLKDYTGKLKMGKEPVFKLSEHPVLKRRFKSDIW